AATATTAGAAGATGAAGGAGAATAAAAAGAAACTTTTGTTTTTCAGCTTTTGATATGATTTTGGTGTTACATACAAATAAAATTCCACTCTCTTATTTCTAGGAGTTCTTATTTCTCTTCATAAACTATCCAATAGATAAtcacattttaaaaaaataaatatgattaTTCAAATAGAATAATTATTCAATAAATGTCTACTTGAATAATCACAGTCTTTGTTAATATTAAAGTACTTTTGGTAATAAGAGACATAAATTATCATTCGAATAGTGACATATCTTGATTAGTAACCAACTGACATAACTTTGGGTATTTAAGTGACATACCTTATCACTATAAATAGTGACAACTCTTGATCAATAATCAAGTGATACAACTCTTGGTTACTTATAACTTTGGCATAATGACTTATTTAACTTTTcaacttaacaaaaaaaaaatcattttagccatttatttaattttttttttgttttagcaTTTGAACTTGTATTTTTTGTCACATCACCTCAAAATAgatggaaaaattaatatttgtaaACTCTACTAACACGGCATACATGTGGATTGCCATGTAAATGACATGTCAacatttaattacttttttaaaatttaaaaatattaaaaatattttataatattttataattttaatgatttttaatttttaaaattttaaaaattaattaaatgctgaCATGTCATCCACGTGGCAATTCACATATAACATtagcaaagtaaaaaaaaaaaaaaaaaggtaatctacaaaaatagttacttttgtttgcctcaggttacattttagtcacttatgtttaaaatgttacgttttagttacttatgttattattttgttacaaagtgatcactctactgttaagttccgttatctctctaacggtaatcGTAGGGAACAGTCCAATTAGATTTTAGGTGCCAACTTAGATttctaaatgggatgaaaataaatttttaattaaaaaaatttaattaattaaaattttcaaatgtaaaccttaactaaaaaaactgttgatctcctctttttaatttttcttatgtCTCTTATTTTttcaatggtgtttttttttcatttgactggaaaaactattattaagattaaaatagttgaaatcaacAATAAGAAAGAATAATCTGGAATACCCACAAAGAGATTGTGAACATACAAGTTGATTCAAATTAGAAAAAATTTAATTGAGAAACTAATTATTCAAGAACTATGAAAGAActagaaaatataataattaggAACAAGAACAATGAAAGTAACAGCctttttctgaaaattttaaaattagcatgAATGAAACATGTTTCTGGTTGCATTTTATAGGATGTCTATTGAcgcaaaataaaatacatgtttacaaacaatttcaaaaaatagaagaaaatatcaagaattttaatttagggttttcattaaataataaaaatctaaTCTTTTGTTTTTTAATACTGAATAAAAGAGATAGAGGAATATAAAGAAGACATACCTGAACCTTCCATTGAATCCATCTTTATGAAGCAgtcaatttgatttcaactattttgatcttaataatagtttttccagtcaaatgagaaaaaaaaacccattgaaaaaaaagaagagatggAAGAAAATTTAAAAAGAGGATATGAACAGTTTTTCagttaaggtttaggtttaaaaattttaattaattaaattttttaattaaaaatctattttcatcccatttaaaaatccaagttggcacttaaaatttagttggactgccacgtaagattaccgttagagagataacggaacttaacggtagagtgatcactttgtaacaaaataataatataaatgactaaaatgtaacatttcaaagaTAAGTAATTAAAATGTAATCTGAGCCAAACAAAAGTGACATTTTTATAGATTACCCAAAAAAAAAAGTGAACTTTTTTCATTTGGGgtgatttaacaaaaaaatataagCTTAAGAgctaaaaagataaaaaattaaataaatcgcTAAAATAGctctttctgttttttttttttataaatttagaaggtcaaataaatcattatacctATAACTTTTCATTAACTTTTCATTTCCAACAAATATTTCACCTACATGTGAAAGACTTACAAAATTAATCTGAAGTTAAAAagctgaaactagacttaatgaAATTTCATCCCTAACAACTCTAGTATTTTAATTTCCTATAGGTAAAGTGTAGTAAAATCCTGAAGTTACTCCAGGATTTCATATCTTTTATCTACTCCAAAAACCATACTTGTGTCTTTTAATCAACGACAAAACAAACCCAACAATTTTATCCAGTCATTAGGATGGGtttatacatgtttaattatattgTAATTTCCTATAAATTATTACACActaataaaagttgttttcaagcATTCGATAGCATCAAGGTAATTGTACCTCAATTCGATCGCGTTTGATTGTTTGCTGATGTAATGGCTTGCTTTGGTGGCTATTGCTTGTTCCTATGGCTTTGAATCCTCCTTTTCCTGTTTAGTAATGGAGGCCTGATTGAAGTGTAAGTTTTTCCTGAGCAGTCCAACTCGGACTTTAGATTGATCGGCTTTCGAGTGAACTGTGACTCTCGTTCAAGTGTACTAAGATTGTTGAAAGCTTTGGCTCATTTGGAGCTATTGCTCTTGCTGCATGTAAACCTATTGGAAAAACATTTGTTAAGGACCCTCCAGCAGTATCAAGCCCTTTCTCAAGAATCGTAAGAGATTTCATAGCAGCCACACTTGGTTTTGATTTTGCCCAAGCCCTGTTTTCACGATCCACACTGGGGAGAGTTGTACAAGTATTTCATCTTCTAAATGTTTATTAACTACTGGATTATTATCTACTTCTTTAGGGATTTTGAAGAAGGTCGTGATGTTGAAGTACTTGAAGCCATGACTTGTACGGAAGAACCAAGGCTGTTTATTGATGATTTACATTCAAACTCCTTAATGATAGTGAGATTATTTAGTTTCCAGGATTCCCAGTGCTTTGATAAAAAGAAACAGGGGTTCGTACTAGAAGCttagaaaattattataaaaagccAGCATAGTAACATACAAAGAAGATAAGGGTTTCTCAGTGGATTACTGCAAAGTTTAGCAACACttgtttaaaaattacaaaatctcAGCCGAGAATAAACAAATTCATACAAGACTTGTTTATGAATCAAGCTGAGCATACCAGACACCAGTGATCTTGACATCCTTTGGAGTCTTGGCACCCAAGTCAGTGTCAGATGGCTGAAGGCTCTCGAACACACCGATAACTTCACCGGTCTCCGGCTTGCTCTTTGTGACGCTCAAGGTGATTTTCCCTGATGAAGATGCAGCACTCTTGTTGTTCTCCTTGGCTAGCTCTTCCTCATCCCCTCTTCCTCCAGCAGGCAAGGCCACTGCATTATCGTAACCGGTTGAGCCACCCCTTCCCTTTGGGTCCAAGAAAGATGAGCCACGGTAGGATGGTACAAGGAAGTCTCCTCCAAAGCTATCAGGTTTGCCTGATGCAACCAATTGCTTGATGGTGAACAGGAAAGGCACACGCTCACCACCAGGAAGCTGAACTGTGACGGCAGCATAATCAATCCCATCTTTCTCCTCGAATTTGACGGTGCCATCGGTAGATACCTCGAAAGGGCCCTCGATTTCGTCAAGGGTGTAGGTTAAACGGGTCATGAGCTTGGTGTTTTGGAACTCAGGAGGGGCATTCTTGTTAACCCCCTCAGCCTTGACAGTGAAGGAAGTGGGCTCCAAGCAGAACTTCTTGGCGTAGTATTTGCCAGGCTTGAAGGCAAAAGAGTCGACACCACCATCGATGGTTGGGCACTGGTTAGCAGTTCCTGTTCCTTTGACTTCCATGTATGTCTTGCTTTGGATTTCATCGTAGGTTAGCCGCTTTGGAACTCCTTCAGCGCTTGCTCCCTTCAAAACAAACCAGTCATTGTAACATATTTGTTCAGATCACGGATCATATATGATCCTTATGTATGCAATCAACGATACTTGGCTCAAATGAAAAATCCAAATGACAAAGTTACAACACCATGCAAGCTCATTAAGAATCCTACCTAAgctacataaaaataaatacagaAATTTGAAGCAAGTGAGAGGCGAGAAGTAAATACCGAGACAACAAGAGCAGATGTAGCAAGAGCGAAACCAGCGAGCTTGGTAGCATCAACACACTTCAGAGCCAAGTCCTTGAGGTCAGTTTGCAAAGAGCAGGTAAGCCTAGCACCAACAGGCTCCAAACCGAAGGCCTTAGAAACGCTCTGGGAGGACCTGAGCGGCACATTGGTCCTTGATGGTGCAGCAACCTTGATTGGTTGCATCAGGGTAGCTGCAGCTTGAAGTGAGACCGCCATTGTTACGAACTATTGGAAAACAAAGAAGAGAGAGTTGTTTTAGTGAGAGCGTAGGGGAAATTTAGGGGCCAATTATGTTGGTGGCAATGGTGAGAGTAAAGATAAGGGGATAGGATATGGGAAGTTCCCATTGGTGGATGAAGGTAATGTATTTGGTTTCAGGGTATGACACGTGGAGATTTTGTGAAATGGGATAAAAATAGGTGTTAGTCATAGTGGATGATGTGGAGGGACTACAGATTTTCTTAAAGTTAGTTCTGCCATACAAATTCTGGTGGTTGGCCTTCCTCCACTGGGGCAATCGTGCTCAGAGAGTACTTTGAGTTGGAAATCATTTGGTTAAAATATGCTGTTAGTCCCTATATTTTGATACAATCTgagatttagtctttgtacttaaaaaattttaaaaattaaatcctacttttttttttcttaaaatctcAGTGCAATCATCAAAATCACAAGTACTTTctgtcaaaatttttaatttttcataagtatttttgtcaaattttgttaacttgaaattttgattagGTTTTTCTCATATGATGTGACATATGattgatagaaaataaatat
This is a stretch of genomic DNA from Gossypium arboreum isolate Shixiya-1 chromosome 11, ASM2569848v2, whole genome shotgun sequence. It encodes these proteins:
- the LOC108483949 gene encoding oxygen-evolving enhancer protein 1, chloroplastic, whose protein sequence is MAVSLQAAATLMQPIKVAAPSRTNVPLRSSQSVSKAFGLEPVGARLTCSLQTDLKDLALKCVDATKLAGFALATSALVVSGASAEGVPKRLTYDEIQSKTYMEVKGTGTANQCPTIDGGVDSFAFKPGKYYAKKFCLEPTSFTVKAEGVNKNAPPEFQNTKLMTRLTYTLDEIEGPFEVSTDGTVKFEEKDGIDYAAVTVQLPGGERVPFLFTIKQLVASGKPDSFGGDFLVPSYRGSSFLDPKGRGGSTGYDNAVALPAGGRGDEEELAKENNKSAASSSGKITLSVTKSKPETGEVIGVFESLQPSDTDLGAKTPKDVKITGVWYAQLDS